A single genomic interval of Candidatus Methylacidiphilales bacterium harbors:
- the hemG gene encoding protoporphyrinogen oxidase, protein MEQRESFMKHVAVIGAGITGLTVAHALKKSGLAVSIFEAARTPGGVIRTNRTDGFLLESGPNSILAGGKPWEDLIDSLQLQNEVAAANASAKKRFIAKAGQLISLPSSPIGIFSSPFLSASGKLRFLKEPFVAKKTGDEDESLADFARRRFGREALDYLFNPFVRGIYAGRPEDLSVRHAFPMLAEAEKSGGSVTAGMLKKVFWKSGKPWTRKKMVSFNNGMEVLPQRLAHVMGDSLKLETRVASLAREGNRWRVGLESGAEPALFDSVVVTVPAHALPGLRIQDVPQQRLESLGRIPYASVRIRHLGFRRKDVAHPLDGFGFLVPEREGKIVLGVIFSSTLFPDRAPPDHVLLTVFAGGAGKPEVMDWGCEKLHDTVLTELRDYLGDLGRPVLENEVIVRNAIPQIIPGYGDFIRVMEECETLASGLFFGGNFRGGVSVLNCVENGLELAERVMANG, encoded by the coding sequence ATGGAACAACGAGAATCCTTCATGAAGCATGTGGCGGTTATCGGGGCCGGCATTACGGGTTTGACTGTTGCGCATGCGTTAAAAAAAAGCGGGCTTGCTGTTTCAATTTTTGAAGCCGCCCGAACCCCCGGCGGTGTGATCCGCACGAATCGGACGGATGGTTTTTTGCTGGAATCAGGCCCCAACTCGATCCTGGCCGGCGGGAAACCCTGGGAGGATCTGATCGATTCCCTGCAACTGCAAAACGAAGTGGCCGCGGCCAACGCAAGCGCCAAAAAACGTTTCATTGCAAAAGCCGGACAATTGATCAGCCTGCCGTCTTCGCCAATCGGGATCTTTTCCTCCCCGTTTCTGAGCGCCAGTGGAAAGTTGCGATTTTTAAAGGAACCGTTCGTTGCCAAAAAAACCGGGGATGAAGACGAGTCCCTCGCGGATTTTGCGCGGCGCCGTTTTGGGCGGGAGGCCCTGGACTATCTGTTCAATCCCTTTGTCCGCGGAATCTATGCGGGGCGTCCCGAGGATCTTTCCGTGCGCCACGCATTCCCGATGCTTGCCGAAGCCGAAAAGTCGGGCGGTTCCGTAACAGCGGGCATGCTCAAAAAAGTTTTTTGGAAATCCGGTAAGCCATGGACCCGGAAAAAAATGGTTTCCTTCAATAACGGCATGGAGGTTCTGCCACAAAGACTGGCACACGTCATGGGCGACAGCCTTAAATTGGAAACACGAGTCGCCTCGCTCGCCCGTGAAGGCAATCGGTGGAGGGTCGGTTTGGAATCCGGGGCTGAACCGGCTTTGTTTGACTCGGTCGTGGTAACGGTCCCGGCGCATGCGCTGCCCGGGCTTCGCATCCAGGATGTCCCCCAACAACGCCTGGAATCCCTGGGAAGGATACCCTACGCTTCGGTGCGAATCCGGCACCTGGGATTCCGGCGGAAAGATGTTGCCCATCCCCTGGATGGATTTGGATTTTTGGTGCCGGAACGGGAAGGCAAAATTGTGTTGGGCGTCATTTTTTCCTCCACGCTGTTTCCAGACCGCGCCCCGCCTGATCATGTGCTGTTGACCGTCTTTGCGGGCGGCGCAGGAAAACCTGAAGTCATGGATTGGGGCTGCGAAAAACTTCACGACACTGTTTTGACGGAACTGCGGGATTATCTGGGCGATTTGGGGCGGCCTGTCCTTGAAAATGAAGTGATCGTGCGAAACGCCATTCCGCAAATTATTCCCGGTTACGGGGATTTTATTCGGGTTATGGAAGAGTGTGAGACCCTGGCGTCGGGCCTGTTTTTTGGCGGTAATTTCCGCGGCGGGGTGTCGGTTCTAAATTGTGTGGAAAACGGGCTGGAGTTGGCGGAGCGGGTGATGGCGAATGGCTGA
- the hemE gene encoding uroporphyrinogen decarboxylase, which yields MAAIHGDNLERPPVWLMRQAGRYLPEYRALKQKHSFLELAHTPELAAEVTLQPLKRFPLDAAIIFSDILVIPEAMGQPYSFRDEGGIEMSFCLRGAGDFNRLEPTGALKRLEYVGQAVRLVRKELGDKTALLGFCGSPWTLAAYMVEGGKPGHLVQIKNLFYSDRALFDKLLESVTEVCCGYARMLVEAGADAIQIFDSWAGMCPATIYREASLQWIEKIVKSLNGTAPVILYAKSMGHEAEALAATGAQVLSFDWSLDLVQARDRLPAQIAVQGNLDPALLLGDVNVTRDATTHLLKSMRGKRGHIFNTGHGLLPGTGVENVAALVEAVTTWNNENPS from the coding sequence TTGGCCGCCATCCACGGGGACAATCTGGAGCGCCCGCCCGTCTGGCTGATGCGCCAGGCCGGGCGCTATCTTCCGGAATACCGGGCCTTGAAACAAAAACATTCGTTCCTGGAACTGGCGCATACCCCCGAGCTGGCTGCGGAAGTCACCTTGCAACCGTTGAAACGCTTCCCCCTGGATGCGGCCATCATTTTTTCCGACATTCTCGTCATACCGGAAGCCATGGGGCAACCCTACTCATTCCGTGACGAAGGCGGGATCGAGATGTCATTTTGCCTGCGCGGAGCCGGGGATTTTAATCGGCTGGAACCAACCGGCGCTTTGAAACGGCTGGAGTATGTGGGCCAAGCCGTCCGCCTGGTACGCAAGGAACTCGGTGATAAAACAGCTTTGCTCGGCTTTTGCGGTTCCCCCTGGACGCTCGCAGCCTATATGGTCGAAGGCGGAAAACCGGGCCATTTGGTGCAAATAAAAAATCTGTTCTACAGCGACCGGGCCTTGTTCGACAAATTGCTGGAGTCGGTAACCGAAGTTTGCTGCGGCTACGCGCGGATGCTGGTGGAGGCCGGAGCGGATGCGATCCAGATTTTCGACAGTTGGGCCGGAATGTGCCCCGCGACGATTTACCGCGAAGCCTCCCTGCAATGGATTGAAAAAATTGTGAAGTCGCTCAATGGGACGGCGCCGGTCATTCTTTATGCCAAAAGCATGGGGCACGAGGCGGAGGCGCTGGCCGCAACCGGCGCACAGGTTTTAAGTTTTGACTGGTCGCTGGACCTGGTCCAAGCCAGGGACCGGCTGCCCGCGCAAATCGCGGTCCAGGGGAATCTGGACCCGGCGTTGTTGCTGGGCGATGTGAACGTCACCCGCGATGCGACCACCCATCTCCTGAAATCCATGCGTGGAAAGCGGGGCCATATTTTTAACACGGGCCATGGCCTCTTACCGGGCACGGGAGTGGAAAATGTGGCGGCTCTGGTGGAGGCCGTCACCACATGGAACAACGAGAATCCTTCATGA